In Rhizorhabdus phycosphaerae, the genomic stretch CGACGAGAAATTCGGCGCGCGCGTTGCCAAGGAGCTGGCCGCCATCGTCGAGACGCCGGGGGTCGGCCCCGAGGTCGCCCTTGCACTGGTCGACTTCTTCGCCGAGCCGCATAATCGCGAGGCTGTCGACGACCTGCTCAGCCAGCTGAAGCCCGCCGATGTCGTCCACGAGACGCGGCAATCCGCCGTCAGCGGCAAGACGGTGGTGTTCACCGGTACGCTCGAGACGATGTCGCGCGACGAGGCCAAGGCGCAGGCCGAAGCCCTCGGCGCGAAGGTGTCAGGATCGGTATCGGCCAAGACGCATCTGGTGGTGGCAGGCCCCGGCGCAGGCTCGAAGCTGAAGAAGGCGGCAGAGCTCGGCATCGAGGTGATCGACGAGGCCGGCTGGGCGAGGATCGTCGCCGACGCCGAGTAATGCGATCTGGAGGCGCGGGGGAATATCGCTTGCAGGCGAAATGCCCGGCTCTACAAGGCGGGCATGGCCCATTCGCCTCGTCGCCTGCCCTATCTTCTGCTCGGAGGCCTGATCGTCGCGATCATTGCCGCGGCCAGCGCGATCTATCTGACGCGCGCGCAGAGCCGCGCCGGCGGATGGGCGGCGCATTCGCTGCGGGTCGAAGTGCTGCTGACCGGGATGGCCGATCGGATGCGCGCGATCGAGTCCGAGCATCGCGGCTATCTGCTGGTGGGCGCGCCGGCCTTGCGCGAGCGCGTTGCGCAATTGTCGGCGCGGATCGAACCGGCGCTGGACCAGATCGAGCGCGAGGTGAGCGACAATCCCCGGCAGATCAGGAATGTCGCCACATTGCGGGCGGCCGTGCGGGCGAAGCTGAGCTTTGCGAAGGATGGCATCGGGGCATTCGACCGAGGCCGACGGATGGAAGCCGTCGCCGCTGTCGCCTCGGGCGAAGGCCATGTGCGCATTCAGCGAGTCATCGACATCATCAATCGCATGCTCGCAGAAGAAGAACGCCTTCTTGCCGAGCGGCGCGCTCAGACCGAACAACTCGTCATGAGCCTCGGCCTGGTGCTTGTCGCCACTGTCATCCTTGTCCTGATCGTCGCCGCAGCCCTGATCCGCGACAGCAACGCGCGCGAGCGCGAATTGCTGACGGAGCGTGACCGGGCGCTCGCCGCCGAACAGGCTATGCGCGTACAGGTGGAAGCCCGCGAGAAGGCCGAAGCGCAGATCCTGCATATGCAGAAGCTCGAATCGATCGGGCAGCTGACCGGCGGTATCGCTCATGATTTCAACAACATGCTCGCGATCGTTATCGGCAGCCTGGATCTCGCGAAGCGACGTATCGGTGGCGATACCGACAGGCTGATACGCTATATCGACAACGCGCATGAAGGAGCTCAGCGCGCTGCCAGTCTGACCGCGCGCCTCCTCGCCTTCTCGCGCCAGCAACCGCTCGCGCCGCTGACGATCGACACCAATCGTCTGGTCGCCGGCATGTCCGAAATGCTCAAGCGCACCATCGGCGAGCAGTATATGATCGAGACGGTGCTTGCAGGCGGCCTGTGGCGCTGCCTTGCCGATCCCAGTCAGCTCGAAAATGCGATCGTCAATCTCGTGGTCAACGCGCGCGACGCGATGGCCGACGGCGGCAAGGTGACGATCGAAACCGCCAATGCCTATCTGGACGACGAATATGCGCGCATCCATCCGGAGGTCCGGCCCGGCCAATATGTGATGGTCGGGGTGACCGATACCGGCAGCGGCATGTCGCCCGATGTGCTGAAGCGCGCTTTCGACCCCTTCTTCACGACCAAAGCGGTGGGCAAGGGCACCGGCCTGGGCCTCAGCCAGATATTCGGCTTCATGAAGCAGACTGGTGGCCATGCAGCGATCTATTCGGAGCCCGGCCAGGGAACGACGGTACGTCTCTATCTGCCGCGCAGCCAGGACCCGCTGCAGGATGCGAATGGCCGCTACATCCTCGACAGCGACGAGGCGCCCCGCGCGAAGCAAGGCGAGGCGATCCTCGTGGTCGAGGACGAACAGCGGGTGCGCCATTTCTCGGTCGATGCGCTGCGCGACCTTGGCTATTCGGTGATCTCCGCCGCCAGCGCGGCCGAGGCGATCCGGACGCTGGAGGAGCAGCCGGTGATCGACATGCTCTTCACCGACATCGTCATGCCCGAGATGAACGGGCGCGAACTGGCGGAAAAGGTTCTGAAGATGCGGCCCGGCATCAAAATCCTCTACACCACCGGCTATACGCGCAATGCCGTCGTCCATAACGGGATGCTCGACGCCGGCGTCGCCTTCCTGTCGAAGCCCTTCACCCTCATGCAACTGGCGCTGAAGGTGCGGCAGGTTCTCGACGGCGGCGGCTTCAACCGGCCCGTCTGACATCCATGAACCCGGTCTATGCTGCGCTGCCGACGACGATCTTCGAGACGATGTCGGCGCTTGCCCGCGAAACAGGCGCGATCAATCTCGGCCAGGGTTTTCCAGACGCGCCGGGCCCCGACGACGTCCGCCGCGTCGCCGCCGAGGCGCTGGTCGACGGCTATAACCAATATCCGCCGATGGCCGGCCTGCCCGATCTGCGCCAGGCCATTGCCGATCATTATCGCGACCATCAGGGCCTCGACCTCGACTGGCAGAGCGAGGTGATCGTCACTTCGGGCGCAACCGAGGCGATCGCGGCCGGCATATTGGCGCTGGTGGCGCCGGGCGACGAGGTCGTCCTGTTCCAGCCGCTCTACGACGCCTATGTGCCGATGGTGCGACGCGCGGGCGGCATTCCCCACATGGTCGATCTCGACCCGCGCGACTGGTCGCTCGATCCTGCAGCGCTCGATGCGGCGTTCAACGAGCGTACCCGGCTGGTGGTGATCAACAACCCGATCAATCCCAGCGGAACGATGCTGGGCGGCGATGTGCTGGCGATGATCGCCGAGCGCTGCATCCGCTTCGATGCCTATGCGCTGTGCGACGAGGTGTGGGAGCATGTCCGCTTCGGGCGCGACCATGTGCCGATGATCGCCCTGCCCGGCATGCGCGAACGCACGGTGAAGATA encodes the following:
- a CDS encoding aminotransferase; amino-acid sequence: MNPVYAALPTTIFETMSALARETGAINLGQGFPDAPGPDDVRRVAAEALVDGYNQYPPMAGLPDLRQAIADHYRDHQGLDLDWQSEVIVTSGATEAIAAGILALVAPGDEVVLFQPLYDAYVPMVRRAGGIPHMVDLDPRDWSLDPAALDAAFNERTRLVVINNPINPSGTMLGGDVLAMIAERCIRFDAYALCDEVWEHVRFGRDHVPMIALPGMRERTVKIGSAGKIFALTGWKVGWMIAAPTLARQIAKAHQFLTFTTAPNLQTAVAHGLRKPPEWFETMRADFARSRERLVRGLESAGYRVLPSEATWFVSVDLPASGIALDDVTFAERMAREGGVVTIPVSAFYEERHVRHIVRLCYCKDDATLDAAIERLGAMRQRLTATK
- a CDS encoding CHASE3 domain-containing protein translates to MAHSPRRLPYLLLGGLIVAIIAAASAIYLTRAQSRAGGWAAHSLRVEVLLTGMADRMRAIESEHRGYLLVGAPALRERVAQLSARIEPALDQIEREVSDNPRQIRNVATLRAAVRAKLSFAKDGIGAFDRGRRMEAVAAVASGEGHVRIQRVIDIINRMLAEEERLLAERRAQTEQLVMSLGLVLVATVILVLIVAAALIRDSNARERELLTERDRALAAEQAMRVQVEAREKAEAQILHMQKLESIGQLTGGIAHDFNNMLAIVIGSLDLAKRRIGGDTDRLIRYIDNAHEGAQRAASLTARLLAFSRQQPLAPLTIDTNRLVAGMSEMLKRTIGEQYMIETVLAGGLWRCLADPSQLENAIVNLVVNARDAMADGGKVTIETANAYLDDEYARIHPEVRPGQYVMVGVTDTGSGMSPDVLKRAFDPFFTTKAVGKGTGLGLSQIFGFMKQTGGHAAIYSEPGQGTTVRLYLPRSQDPLQDANGRYILDSDEAPRAKQGEAILVVEDEQRVRHFSVDALRDLGYSVISAASAAEAIRTLEEQPVIDMLFTDIVMPEMNGRELAEKVLKMRPGIKILYTTGYTRNAVVHNGMLDAGVAFLSKPFTLMQLALKVRQVLDGGGFNRPV